In one Candidatus Pelagibacter sp. HTCC7211 genomic region, the following are encoded:
- a CDS encoding invasion associated locus B family protein → MSIIKKIIIILPIFFLSLLAQSSADEIKKIGKFKDWEAMVVTEATGKVCFAQSSPILQAPKSNKRDAKLFIAFRPAEKIINEVSVTAGYEFNKNNSITAASGKNKFKFDIKEQGFAWIADTKIENRMIKRMKKGSRIMITGYNQKGSQTIDHYSLLGFTKAYNATKKACS, encoded by the coding sequence ATGTCCATAATTAAAAAAATTATTATTATTTTACCAATATTTTTTCTTAGCTTACTCGCACAATCATCTGCAGATGAAATAAAGAAAATCGGTAAATTTAAAGATTGGGAAGCAATGGTTGTTACTGAGGCAACTGGAAAAGTTTGTTTTGCACAATCATCACCCATCTTACAAGCACCGAAATCAAATAAAAGAGATGCTAAATTATTTATTGCTTTTAGACCTGCAGAAAAAATAATTAATGAAGTTAGTGTAACCGCTGGTTATGAATTTAACAAAAACAACTCGATAACAGCTGCTTCTGGTAAAAATAAATTTAAGTTTGATATTAAGGAGCAAGGTTTCGCATGGATTGCAGACACCAAGATTGAAAATAGAATGATCAAAAGAATGAAAAAAGGATCTAGAATTATGATTACCGGCTACAATCAAAAAGGTTCTCAAACAATAGATCATTATTCTTTATTAGGTTTTACAAAAGCTTATAACGCTACAAA
- a CDS encoding aldo/keto reductase — MNYKKLGNTNLDVSTICLGTMTWGEQNTQEEGFEQMDYALDQGVNFWDTAELYAVPPKAETFGHTEIIIGNWFKKTKKRDQVILASKVAGPMRAYLRGGGNNYGLDKMTEAVNDSLKRLQTDYIDLYQLHWPERNTNMFGRLGYEHKENGNWNKFEDVLGNLKRFVDDGKIREVGLSNETPWGVSKYLELSKDKNLPRMMSVQNPYSLLNRTYEVGLAEISIREEIGLLAYSPLASGYLSGKYRNNQIPKNSRIERDPNFWTRYAKPNTEKAVDAYYEIANKYDVNLAQMSLKFLEIQPFVTSVIIGATTMEQLKTNIESVNVNLSDDIIKEINNVQTIYPNPCP; from the coding sequence ATGAATTACAAAAAACTAGGGAATACTAATCTTGATGTAAGTACAATTTGTCTCGGTACAATGACATGGGGAGAACAGAACACTCAAGAAGAAGGTTTTGAGCAAATGGATTATGCTTTAGATCAAGGAGTAAATTTTTGGGATACTGCAGAACTTTATGCTGTTCCACCTAAAGCAGAAACATTTGGTCACACAGAAATTATAATTGGTAACTGGTTTAAAAAAACGAAAAAGAGAGATCAAGTAATTTTAGCATCAAAAGTTGCAGGACCTATGAGAGCTTATTTGAGAGGTGGCGGAAATAATTACGGTTTAGATAAAATGACCGAAGCAGTAAATGATAGCCTTAAAAGACTACAAACAGATTATATTGATCTCTATCAACTTCACTGGCCGGAGAGAAATACTAATATGTTTGGAAGATTAGGTTATGAACATAAAGAAAATGGAAATTGGAATAAATTTGAGGATGTTCTTGGAAACCTAAAAAGGTTTGTAGATGACGGCAAAATCAGAGAAGTTGGATTATCAAATGAAACTCCATGGGGTGTTTCAAAATATTTGGAGCTCTCAAAAGATAAAAATTTGCCAAGAATGATGTCTGTACAAAATCCTTATAGTTTACTCAATAGAACTTATGAAGTTGGATTAGCTGAAATATCAATTAGAGAAGAAATTGGCCTGTTGGCCTACTCTCCTCTAGCAAGTGGATACTTATCAGGAAAATACAGAAATAATCAAATACCAAAGAATTCAAGAATAGAGCGAGATCCAAATTTTTGGACAAGATATGCAAAGCCTAATACTGAAAAAGCTGTAGATGCTTACTATGAAATAGCTAATAAGTACGATGTTAATTTAGCACAAATGTCGCTCAAATTTTTAGAAATCCAACCATTTGTAACTTCAGTTATCATTGGTGCAACTACAATGGAGCAGTTGAAAACTAACATAGAAAGTGTAAATGTTAATTTGTCTGATGATATCATTAAAGAAATTAATAATGTACAAACAATATATCCAAACCCATGTCCATAA